Proteins encoded in a region of the Capra hircus breed San Clemente chromosome 3, ASM170441v1, whole genome shotgun sequence genome:
- the TSACC gene encoding TSSK6-activating co-chaperone protein, with the protein MEQLPSHPTNKRAKEEGNTVPLCRAKPSPSFINLQANSPPVTFLKILPTKLPSGIDHKPKECLGLLECMYANLQLQTQLAQQQMAILENLQASMTQLAPGKESKNSSLPALSRNLLLSHLPQFSK; encoded by the exons CCAAAGAGGAGGGTAATACTGTGCCTCTTTGTCGAGCCAAACCCTCCCCCAGCTTTATTAATCTTCAAGCAAATTCCCCACCAGTCACTTTCCTGAAAATCCTGCCAACAAAGTTGCCTTCAG GTATTGACCACAAGCCCAAGGAATGCCTAGGACTCCTAGAATGTATGTATGCCAATCTCCAGCTTCAGACCCAGCTTGCCCAACAACAGATGGCTATTTTGGAAAATTTACAAGCATCCATGACGCAACTGGCTCCTGGGAAAGAAAGCAAGAACTCTTCTCTCCCAGCCTTATCTCGCAATCTATTGTTAAGTCACCTGCCCCAATTCAGTAAATGA